Proteins from one Clostridia bacterium genomic window:
- a CDS encoding phosphoglucosamine mutase, with translation MGRLFGTDGVRGVVNKELTADLAMKVGNAAARVLTDADGKRPVIALGMDTRISGDFLASALAAGICAAGADVLQLGVVPTPAVAYLVGRYKADAGVMISASHNPAEYNGIKIFSGDGYKLPDLLEEKVETLVLGNEFYACDGASVGRISRAENAVADYVEYLKSTVGGGFKVRALIDCANGSASVTAPVLFPSLCDCDVIFAEPDGVNINAGCGSTHLDKLCEKVVAGGYDLGIAFDGDADRCLMVDAAGEVVDGDMIMAMAAVDMKQRGTLNKNTVVGTIMTNFGFNRFCAENGLAFIPTKVGDRFVLEEMLINGYSLGGEQSGHIIFKEFATTGDGQLTALQVLDMLTRSAAPIGQLKRVMTRYPQHLINVRVTPAGKERLFTDKVVRAAIDGAGKELGDDGRIVVRESGTEPLIRVMVECGDEEKAQRVVAQVADTVKERLGEK, from the coding sequence ATGGGCCGACTTTTCGGAACCGACGGCGTTCGCGGCGTAGTCAACAAGGAGCTGACCGCGGACCTCGCCATGAAGGTGGGCAACGCCGCGGCGCGTGTGCTCACGGATGCGGACGGGAAACGCCCCGTCATCGCGCTCGGTATGGACACCCGCATAAGCGGCGACTTCCTCGCCTCCGCGCTCGCGGCGGGCATCTGCGCCGCCGGAGCCGACGTGCTTCAGCTCGGCGTCGTGCCGACCCCCGCGGTCGCGTACCTCGTCGGCAGGTACAAGGCGGACGCGGGCGTGATGATCTCCGCGTCGCACAACCCCGCGGAGTATAACGGCATCAAGATTTTCAGCGGCGACGGCTACAAGCTGCCCGACCTGCTGGAAGAGAAGGTCGAAACGCTCGTTCTCGGTAACGAGTTCTACGCCTGCGACGGCGCCTCGGTCGGCAGGATCTCGCGCGCGGAGAACGCCGTGGCGGACTACGTGGAATACCTGAAGTCCACCGTCGGCGGCGGCTTCAAGGTGCGCGCGCTGATCGACTGCGCGAACGGCTCCGCCTCCGTGACCGCGCCGGTGCTTTTCCCGTCGCTCTGCGACTGCGACGTCATCTTCGCGGAGCCGGACGGCGTGAACATCAACGCCGGCTGCGGCTCGACGCATCTGGATAAGCTCTGCGAAAAGGTAGTCGCCGGCGGCTACGACCTCGGCATCGCCTTCGACGGCGACGCCGACCGCTGCCTTATGGTAGACGCGGCGGGCGAGGTCGTGGACGGCGATATGATCATGGCGATGGCCGCCGTCGATATGAAGCAGCGCGGCACGCTGAACAAAAACACCGTCGTAGGCACTATAATGACCAACTTCGGCTTCAACCGCTTCTGCGCGGAGAACGGTCTCGCCTTCATTCCCACGAAGGTCGGCGACCGCTTCGTGCTCGAGGAGATGCTGATAAACGGCTACTCCCTCGGCGGCGAGCAGTCCGGACACATCATCTTCAAGGAATTCGCCACGACGGGCGACGGGCAGCTTACCGCTCTGCAGGTGCTGGATATGCTCACCCGCAGCGCCGCGCCCATCGGGCAGCTAAAGCGCGTTATGACGCGCTATCCCCAGCATCTTATCAACGTCCGCGTCACGCCCGCGGGCAAGGAGCGCCTCTTTACCGACAAGGTCGTCCGCGCGGCGATCGACGGAGCGGGGAAGGAACTCGGCGACGACGGCAGGATCGTCGTGCGCGAGTCCGGCACCGAGCCGCTGATACGCGTTATGGTCGAGTGCGGCGACGAGGAGAAGGCGCAGCGCGTTGTCGCGCAGGTCGCCGACACCGTCAAAGAGCGTCTCGGCGAGAAATAG
- the nagB gene encoding glucosamine-6-phosphate deaminase, with the protein MKVEVFDSYEGLSEAAADYIAALMLDKPDIILGLATGSSPIGIYDALTRKYVAGELDFSAVRSFNLDEYYPLSPENDQSYRYFMNKNLFDRVNIDKSNTRVPSGVAEDVEKECAEYDAALAAAGGTDVQVLGIGCNGHIGFNEPDGFFTAATHKVALTENTIKANARFFESEADVPRFAVTMGMGAIMSAKRIVLVANGEAKAQAIALMLTGGVDPLCPASILQLHPDVNVFIDKAAAKLL; encoded by the coding sequence ATAAAGGTCGAGGTCTTCGACAGCTACGAAGGGCTTTCGGAAGCGGCGGCGGATTACATCGCCGCGCTGATGCTGGATAAGCCGGATATCATCCTCGGGCTCGCCACCGGCTCCTCGCCGATCGGCATCTACGACGCGCTGACCCGCAAATACGTGGCAGGCGAGCTGGATTTCTCCGCCGTCCGCAGCTTCAATCTGGACGAATACTATCCGCTTTCGCCGGAGAACGACCAGAGCTACCGCTACTTTATGAATAAAAACCTCTTCGACCGCGTCAACATCGACAAGTCGAACACCCGCGTGCCCAGCGGCGTCGCCGAGGACGTGGAAAAGGAGTGCGCCGAATACGACGCCGCGCTCGCCGCGGCGGGCGGCACGGACGTGCAGGTGCTCGGTATCGGATGCAACGGTCACATCGGCTTCAACGAGCCGGACGGCTTCTTCACCGCCGCGACCCACAAGGTCGCGCTGACCGAGAACACGATAAAGGCGAACGCCCGCTTTTTCGAGAGCGAAGCCGACGTTCCGCGCTTCGCCGTCACGATGGGCATGGGCGCGATAATGTCCGCCAAGCGCATCGTCCTCGTCGCCAACGGCGAAGCGAAGGCGCAGGCGATCGCGTTGATGCTGACCGGCGGCGTCGACCCGCTCTGTCCGGCGTCGATACTGCAGCTCCACCCCGACGTCAACGTCTTCATCGACAAGGCCGCCGCAAAGCTTCTGTAA
- a CDS encoding dockerin type I repeat-containing protein — MKRLISIIITFAMLIGAAPLAVFAGGGNDFPPEGCINSEPLRPEGSFTFNFTGEGVYIDFYSGAEGIYVFESSSDLDLFVRVYDGEGNEIAYNDDGDNTQDFKCYCPVGYRTDVYLYIGEWGSETGSVTVTATYSDVESVTLKQYPTKTTYLPTDWSPDITGAVFEISYKNGDKATWIPASGGYTEVGSPDGVNCSREFVNELQPGYANQVRLSCYGYEFYYDISVRDYYFDEARVTRMPYRSEYIVGVDDHSFYPDGMLVQLYKNGSPVETVNFRGDSPMHPLFQQFAMPDEYALGENEVSVRFANGVSAELTVTGIENPYESIEMVKLPDKTVYDTTPNGFFPNPELAGGVLRVHYKNGAYYDHTFDDSYDNQILGRYYYYSFTEWQLKVGANTIMIDFCGLTCTFDVTGVESTIKSVELLRQPDRLNYYIGEVGLSIKGARLRVNYTDNTYKIINFTDENRYIDGFYVDYALESAPVVGENVATLWYGGYSAEVTVTFHENDVKRVTVAKDPDKTVFGLNSVVLPEDLAGLVLNVTYKDGTRETWDYSANNGVFRGVEVFGSAYISNYGYNALTLNMAGYYANVYVLSKDLFVMSYDVVRGPDANGSNAVIRFSLEDGASFEATFPGNYNSDDYATGFLNLPGYGRYSYDLYRNANIGGDKYVVLYVFEMENPILLPMGGSAAQKGDFNGNGKIEVDDALAALRIAAKLAAETPEAIAIGDIDGNGKVEVDDALAILRVAAKLADPSSLG; from the coding sequence ATGAAACGTCTTATTTCGATCATTATCACTTTCGCAATGCTCATCGGAGCCGCGCCGCTCGCGGTCTTCGCCGGCGGCGGAAACGACTTCCCGCCGGAGGGCTGCATCAACAGCGAGCCGCTGCGCCCGGAGGGCAGCTTCACCTTCAACTTCACCGGCGAAGGAGTCTATATCGACTTCTATTCCGGCGCAGAAGGCATCTACGTCTTCGAGTCGTCGAGCGACCTCGATCTTTTTGTCAGAGTCTATGACGGCGAAGGCAACGAGATAGCGTATAACGACGACGGCGACAACACTCAGGACTTCAAGTGCTACTGCCCCGTCGGATACAGGACCGACGTCTACCTCTATATCGGCGAATGGGGCAGCGAAACCGGCAGCGTGACCGTCACCGCTACCTATTCCGACGTTGAAAGCGTCACCCTCAAGCAGTATCCGACGAAGACGACCTACCTGCCCACCGACTGGTCCCCCGACATCACGGGCGCCGTATTCGAGATCAGCTACAAGAACGGCGACAAGGCGACCTGGATCCCCGCGTCCGGCGGCTACACCGAGGTCGGCTCCCCCGACGGCGTCAACTGCAGCCGCGAATTCGTAAACGAGCTCCAGCCCGGCTACGCCAATCAGGTCAGACTCAGCTGCTACGGCTACGAATTCTACTACGACATCAGCGTTCGCGACTACTACTTCGACGAGGCGCGCGTCACGCGCATGCCCTACCGCTCGGAATATATCGTGGGCGTCGACGACCATTCCTTCTACCCCGACGGTATGCTCGTCCAGCTCTATAAAAACGGCTCGCCGGTCGAAACGGTAAACTTCCGCGGCGACTCCCCGATGCACCCGCTCTTCCAGCAGTTCGCCATGCCGGACGAATACGCCCTCGGCGAAAACGAGGTATCGGTGAGATTCGCTAACGGCGTTTCCGCCGAGCTGACCGTCACCGGCATCGAGAACCCCTATGAATCCATCGAGATGGTCAAACTCCCCGATAAGACGGTCTATGACACGACGCCCAACGGCTTCTTCCCCAACCCCGAACTCGCGGGCGGCGTGCTGCGCGTGCACTACAAGAACGGCGCATACTACGATCACACCTTCGACGACAGCTACGACAATCAGATACTCGGGCGTTATTACTATTATTCTTTCACGGAGTGGCAGCTCAAAGTCGGCGCGAACACGATCATGATCGATTTCTGCGGCCTGACATGCACTTTCGACGTCACCGGCGTCGAATCCACGATCAAGAGCGTCGAGCTGCTCAGGCAGCCCGACCGCCTCAACTATTATATCGGCGAGGTCGGTCTCTCGATCAAAGGCGCTCGGCTCCGCGTCAATTATACCGACAACACCTATAAGATCATCAACTTCACCGACGAAAACAGATATATAGACGGCTTCTACGTCGACTATGCGCTCGAAAGCGCCCCCGTCGTCGGCGAAAACGTCGCTACGCTCTGGTACGGCGGCTACAGCGCCGAAGTGACCGTCACCTTCCACGAGAACGACGTCAAGCGCGTCACCGTCGCGAAGGATCCCGACAAAACCGTATTCGGTCTCAACTCCGTGGTCCTTCCCGAAGACCTCGCCGGGCTCGTTCTCAACGTGACGTATAAGGACGGCACGCGCGAGACCTGGGACTATTCCGCCAACAACGGCGTCTTCAGAGGCGTCGAGGTCTTCGGCAGCGCGTATATCAGCAACTACGGCTACAACGCGCTGACGCTGAACATGGCCGGATACTACGCGAACGTCTACGTCCTCTCGAAGGATCTCTTCGTGATGAGCTACGACGTCGTAAGAGGCCCCGACGCCAACGGCAGCAACGCCGTGATCCGCTTTTCCCTCGAGGACGGCGCCTCCTTTGAGGCGACCTTCCCCGGCAACTACAACTCCGACGATTACGCCACCGGCTTTCTGAACCTCCCGGGTTACGGCAGATACAGCTACGATCTCTACCGCAACGCCAATATCGGCGGCGACAAGTACGTCGTGCTTTACGTCTTTGAGATGGAAAACCCGATCCTTCTGCCGATGGGCGGCTCCGCGGCACAGAAGGGCGACTTCAACGGTAACGGCAAGATCGAGGTAGACGACGCGCTCGCCGCGCTCCGCATCGCCGCGAAGCTGGCTGCGGAAACGCCCGAAGCGATCGCGATAGGCGACATCGACGGCAACGGCAAGGTCGAGGTCGACGACGCGCTGGCTATACTCCGCGTCGCCGCCAAGCTCGCCGACCCGAGCAGCCTGGGGTGA
- a CDS encoding HIT family protein gives MCVICDRINWIKEGRNPYFVRELETGYVVIGDHQHFYGYTLFLCKEHKTELHYLDRDFKIKFLEEMSIVQEAVSKAFGADKMNCELLGNGDAHVHWHIFPRRKDDILQYRPDGLPGPVWWTPIEVMNDPLNMPSSEKLEEMKLALRKEIDKLC, from the coding sequence GTGTGTGTAATATGCGATAGAATCAACTGGATAAAGGAAGGCAGAAATCCATATTTTGTGCGTGAACTTGAAACCGGGTATGTCGTAATCGGTGATCACCAGCATTTTTACGGTTATACACTGTTTCTATGCAAAGAGCATAAAACGGAACTGCATTATCTTGATCGTGATTTCAAAATCAAATTTCTTGAAGAAATGTCCATCGTTCAGGAGGCAGTGTCAAAAGCATTCGGTGCCGACAAAATGAATTGTGAACTGCTTGGCAACGGAGATGCACATGTTCATTGGCATATTTTTCCTCGACGAAAAGATGATATTCTGCAATACAGACCGGATGGTTTGCCAGGTCCAGTGTGGTGGACACCGATTGAGGTAATGAACGATCCTTTGAATATGCCGTCGTCAGAAAAGCTCGAAGAAATGAAACTAGCTCTCAGAAAAGAAATTGATAAGCTGTGTTGA
- the thpR gene encoding RNA 2',3'-cyclic phosphodiesterase: protein MRLFVAIEFPPEIKDALSAAIVSLKQQGVSANFTRRENMHLTLAFIGETHRLAEAKAALDTVKARPFRVALGGSGAFGDLLWAGLRREPDLDFLAAKVREALNAAAFALDPKPFRPHVTLARRAVCEGKPRLELPAVSAPVTEFVLMRSDRVDGRLVYTPVFCKALG, encoded by the coding sequence ATGAGGTTATTCGTTGCCATAGAGTTCCCGCCGGAGATAAAGGACGCCCTTTCCGCCGCAATCGTTTCGCTGAAACAGCAGGGCGTGTCCGCGAACTTCACCCGCCGCGAAAATATGCACCTGACGCTCGCTTTCATCGGCGAGACACACCGCCTTGCCGAGGCGAAGGCGGCGCTCGATACCGTGAAAGCGCGCCCCTTCCGCGTCGCGCTCGGCGGCTCCGGCGCCTTCGGCGACCTGCTCTGGGCGGGACTCCGCCGCGAGCCCGACCTCGACTTCCTCGCCGCGAAGGTGCGCGAAGCGCTCAACGCCGCCGCCTTCGCGCTCGACCCGAAGCCCTTCCGCCCGCACGTCACCCTCGCGCGCCGCGCCGTCTGCGAGGGGAAACCGCGGCTCGAGCTGCCCGCCGTTTCCGCGCCGGTCACGGAGTTCGTCCTCATGCGCTCCGACCGCGTCGACGGCCGCCTCGTTTACACCCCCGTCTTCTGCAAAGCCCTCGGCTGA